The Planctomycetaceae bacterium genome contains the following window.
TACGCCCCCGGCTAAGTCCTGAGAGCCTCTTCGAGGCTCGCTGTTCCCATCAAGAACCCAGGTGCCATGGCGGCCGTTTTTGCGCCGCCATGCTTGGCGGAACGATCCGGAACATGGCGGCTGGACAACGGCCACCATGGCACCCGGCGTTATCCTCGTGGTTCCGCGCCGGGCTGGTTTCTCTTTGCCAGTTCCCTTTCTTCTCTGCGAACTCTGCGAACTCCGCGGTGAGATGATCTCTACGGCAGGATCGTCCGGATCAGTTCGTCAATCGGCCCGCTCTTGGTCAGGTAGGCGTACGCGCCGGCGTCGCGCATGGCTTGGGACTGTTCGGGGCCTTCGAACATCGACAGGCCGATGATCCGGATCTGCGGGTGGCGCTGGTGGATGATGCGCGTGGCCTCGATCCCACTGAGCTGCGGCAGGCTCACGTCCATCAGAATCACGTCAGGCTGCAGTTCGTCGGCCAGATCGACAGCCTGGCGACCATCGGCCGCCTGGGCGACGATCTCGATTTGCGCCTCGTCGGCCAGCAGCGCCGCCAGGCCCTGCCGCATCACGGTATGATCGTCGACCAGCATCAGGCGGGTCTTCTCATGTGCGGCCGTCGGGGCGGCGATGGAGGCCTTTGCCGCCGCCCGGTCGGCGGGAGCGGCTGCCGCGGCGGCTGCGGGGGCGGTCAGGGAAAACCGGCTGCCCTTGCCGGGGGCGCTGTCAATTTCGAACTGCCCGCCGATAAGACTGAGCCGCTCGCGGATGCTGAACAGGCCAAACCCGCCGCCGGCAGGCCCGGCGGGCGTGACGCCGGCTGGGTCGAACCCATGGCCCTGATCCGAAACCACGATCTGGATCAGGTTGTCGGTCAGCCGCCGCAGGCTGACGGCCGCGGCCTTGGTGCCGGAGTGCTTGACGGCGTTGAACAGGAGTTCGCGAACGGCTTCAAACAGAAACGTTTTGACGCCCTGATCGGTGGGCGAGGCCTCGTGCTGAAGAGACAGTTCCACGAACAGACCGTGTTTGTCGGACATCCACCGCGCCAGCCATTCCAGTCCCTCGGCCAGTCCGCCCTGCTGGAGGATGGGCGGGCTCAGCTCGGCCGTCAGCGAGCGGGACGCTTTGATGCTCTCATCGAGCAGCGCCTCGACCTCCTTGACGCCTTCGCGGATAACCGGGTCGTGCGTTCGCCCCAGGATGGCGATGCGGAACTTGGCCCCGACGAGCAATTGCTGGAGGTGGTCGTGAAGCAGCGTGGCGAACCGGCGGCGCTCGCGCTGTTCAGTGAGGGTCAGTTCGCCGGCCAGGGCCTGCAGTTGCGAGGCATACGCGGTTAACCGCTCGTTGGCGGCGCGCAGGGCCGAACGCATCCGCTGGGCGTTGATCCCCAGGGCCAGATCCTCGGCAATTTCGCGCAGCACCTGGGCCTGGGCTTCGGTGAAGATCGCGGGCTCCGATCCGTAGATGGCCAGGGCGCCGATCACAGTCTGCTCCTGGCGCAGCGGCAGGGCTATCACCGAACGGTATCCGCGTTTCAGCGCTTCCTCGCGCCAAGGATCCAGGTGCGGATCGGTCAGAAAATCCTGCCCGATCTGGACCTGCCCGGTTCGAATGGCCGTTCCGACGGGCCCGCGCCCGCGGTCCTCATCGGCCCAGGTGATGTGGGCCTTGCTGACGTACCCGTCCTCGAAGCCGGTCCAGGCAACCGGCTCGACCGACTTGGCCGGGTCGTCGCGGGCCATTCCGACCCAAGCCATCATGTACCCGCCCACCTCGACGGCGATGCGGCAGATTTCCGTCGTCAGTTGCTGCATGTCGTCGATGCGGATGACTGCCTCGTTGCACTCGCCCAGCATCTGCAGCATCCGGTTCGTCTGCTCCAGTTCCTGCTCCATCTGCTTGCGGGCCGTAATGTCGATGTTCACGCCGGTCAGGCTCAGGAGCCTTCCCTCGGCGTCCCGGGCGGCCTGGAACCGCCCGATAACCCAGTGAATGCTGCCGTCGGGCCATTTGACCCGCCATTCGCCTTCCGTCGCCGCCCCGGTCTCCAGAGCGTGGTTGACCACGGCGATGGCAGCCAGGCGGTCCTCCTCGTAGACCAACTGTTCCCAGGATTCCTCCGTCTTTCCGAACTGTCCCGGCTGGAGACCGTGGATGGCCTCGAGATCCTCCGTCCAGGTATTCATGCCGGTCTGGATGTTCCACTCGAAGGTGCCGACGCGCCCGGCCTGCTGGGCCAGGCGAAGGCGCCGCTCGCTGTCCAGAAGCATCGACATGCGGGCGAAACTCGCCTGGAGCACGCCGATTTCGTCAGTGCGCCCGTTGCCATCCTGTCTCGTGGGCGACAAACCTATCTGTCCGCGCCCGATCTCGTCGGCGGCACGGGTGAGCAATTCCAGCGGACCAGTGATGTTGCGGGTGAGAAGAACGACGCCCAGCGCCATCACCAGCACAAGCAGCGGAATGCCCGCAATCATCGACCAGAGGACCTGGGTCGCCAGACGTGCCGCTTGGGCGCTTCGTTCCTCCATGATCTGGTTCTCGCGGTCTTCGATTTCTTCCACCAGCGCATGGATGACGCCGCTGAGTTCCCTGCCCCGTCCGCTCTTGACCATGGAGATCGCGCCTTCGCGCTGTCCCTGGCGGGCAAGCTCAATGCTTCTGGACAGCATCGCCACCCGGGTCCGAAGCATCTCGCCAAGCCTGCCAAGCCTTTCCTCCTGTAAGGCGTCGTTGCGCAGATGCTCGGCTACCCGATCCAGGTCTTCCGGAACCTCTCGCGCCTTCTTCTCGAAAACCGACAGATACTCCTGGTCGCCGGTCAGCAGATAGCCCTTCTGGCAGGCCTCGGCTACATTGAAGTCCGAAAGCGCTTCCTCCAGGTAGCGCATGACGTTGACCGAGCGCGTCACTTGACGGGTGGCCGAGACGTACCGCTTCACGGTGACGCCAAACGCGATGCCCAGAATGGCGATGGCCACCAGGGCAACGGCCAGGCTGCCGGCGATTTTGGTTCGAATGCGCACGTGCCTGTCTCCGAACTCCAGAACTGACACAAACAGTATAGCCTAAAATTGGCAGACTTAACATCCCTGTCGGGATGGCGAAACGGCTCACCGCAAATGCTCTCGCAGGAAATCGCCCGTATAGGAGCCGGGCGTCTGGGCGACTTGCTCGGGCGTGCCGGCGGCGACGATGCGGCCGCCGGCGTCGCCGCCTTCGGGACCCAGGTCCACGATCCAGTCGGCGCACTTGATCACGTCGAGATTGTGCTCGATCACGATGACCGTGTTGCCCATGTCGGCCAGGCGGTTGAGCACGTTGAGCAGGTTGTGGATATCGGCGAAATGCAGGCCCGTCGTCGGCTCATCCAGCACGTACAGCGTATGGCCGGTGGCGCTCTTGCCCAATTCGGCGGCGAGCTTCACGCGCTGGGCCTCGCCGCCGGAGAGCGTCGTCGAGCTCTGGCCGAGTTCGACGTAGCTGAGGCCCACGTCGTTGATGGCCTTGAGGAGCTGCTTGATCTTGGGGAAGTTGTCGAAGAAGCCCAGGGCCTCCTCGACCCGCATGGCCAGCACGTCGGCGATGTTCTTGCCCTTGTAGCGCACTTCGAGGGTCTCGCGGTTGTAGCGCGTGCCCTTGCACTCGGCACAGGTCACGTACACGTCGGGCAGAAAGTGCATCTCGATGCGCTTGGTGCCCTGGCCCTGGCAGGCCTCGCACCGCCCGCCCTTGACGTTGAAACTGAAACGCCCGGGCTTGTACCCGCGGATCTTCGCCTCGCGAGTCTTGGTGAAGAGCTGGCGGATCAAATCGAACAGGCCGGTGTACGTCGCCGGGTTGCTGCGGGGCGTGCGGCCGATGGGCGACTGGTCGATCTCGATCACCTTGTCAACCTTGCCGATGCCCAGGATCTTGTCGAACGCGCCGGGCCTCTCGCCGCTGCCCGAGAGTTTTCGCCGCAGCGCCCGCAGCAGCGTCAGATTCACCAGCGTGCTCTTGCCGCTGCCGGACACGCCCGTGACGCAGACGATCCCGCCCAGGGGCAGTTGCACGTCGACGTTCTTGAGATTGTTCTCGCGGCAGCCGCGCAGTTCGATGCACCGCTGCGCCGACACGTCGCGCCGCCGGGCGGGAATGTCGATCTTCAGCCGCCTCGAGAGGTAGCGCCCCGTGATCGAGCTTTCGCAGCGGCAGACCTCGTCCACCGGCCCCTGCGCGACGACGCGCCCGCCGTGGCGACCGGCCGCGGGACCGATGTCGATCAGCCAGTCGGCGCTGCGCATCGTCTCTTCGTCGTGCTCGACGACCAGCACCGAGTTGCCCATGTCGCGCAGATGCTTGAGCGTGCGGATGAGCCGCTGGTTGTCGCGCTGGTGCAGGCCGATCGTCGGCTCGTCCAGCACGTAGCACACCCCCACCAGCCCGCTGCCGACCTGCGTGGCCAGGCGGATGCGCTGCGCCTCGCCGCCGGAAAGCGTCGCGGCCGTGCGATCCAGCGTGATGTACTGCAGGCCCACGTCCGACAGGAACCGCAGGCGGTGGTCGATCTCGCGCAGGATCGGCTTGGCGATGGCCGTGCCTTCCTCGTTGAGCTCGAGGCCCTCGAAGTACTCCATCGCCGCGGCGATGCTCATGTGCGTGATTTCGTGGATGTTCTTGCCGCCGACCGTCACCGCCAGCGACGCCGGGCGCAGGCGCGCCCCGTGGCAGGCGCGGCAGGGCTGCTCGGACAGGTACGAGTGCATGCGGGCCTTGACGAACTCGCTGTCAGTCGTCTCCCAGCGCCGCGTGAGGTTGGGCACCACGCCCTCGAAATTGTCGCCGTCGCCTTGGAGCAGCTTCTTCTGGATCGGCGCGGGCAAGTCCTTGAACGCCGTCGTGCCGGCCACGCCGTAGCGGGTGCAGAACTTGCGCAGCATGCGGTTGTAGTAGATGTTCATCCGCTTGCCGCTGTGGCGCCAGGCGTCGATGGCGCCTTCGGAGAGCGGCTTGGTCGGGTCGGGCACGATCAGGTCCACGTCGAACTCGAGGATCGTGCCCAGGCCGTCGCACGACTCACACGCCCCGTAAGGCGAGTTGAAGCTGAACATCCGCGGCGACAGCTCCGCCAGCGACGCCTCGGGGTGCTTGGGGCAGGCGTACGTCGCCGAGAAGAGCAGGTCGATCCAGTTCTCGAAGCCGTTGCCGTTGCCGTTGCCGCTTGTCGGCGTCGCGGATGCGCCGGCCAGCGGCGCCGCTTCGCCCTCAGACGCACCGTTCAACTCCGTTGAGCGTACTCCCTGAGCGCCCTGTGCGATGGGCTCGTGCCAGATCACGACAAGCCCTGCCGCCAGGTTCAGGGCGGTCTCGATCGAGTCGCTCATGCGGATCTGCACGCCGGGGCGCATGACGAGGCGGTCGACGACGACGTCGATGGTGTGCTTGTTGTTCTTGGCCAGCTCGGGCAGTTCCTTGAGGTCGTAAAGCTTGCCGTCGATCCGCACGCGCACGAAGCCCTCGCGCTGCACGTGTTTGAGCAGCTCGGCGTGCTGGCCCTTCTGCCCGCGAATCACCGGCGCCAGCACCATGAACCGCGTGCCCTCGGGCATGGTCATGATCGAATCGACCATCTGCGAGACGGTCTGCGAGCTGATGGGCCTGTTGCAGATCCAGCAGTGCGGCTGGCCTGCGCGGGCCAGCAGCAGGCGGAGGTAGTCGTAGATTTCCGTCGTCGTTGCGACGGTCGATCGCGGGTTGGACCCGCCGGACCGCTGCTCGATGGCCACGGTCGGGGGCAGGCCTTCGATGTGGTCGACGTCGGGCTTGCCGAGCTGCTCAAGGAACTGCCGCGCGTACGCCGAGAGGCTCTCGACGTACTTGCGCTGTCCCTCGGCGTAGAGCGTGTCGAACGCCAGCGAGCTCTTGCCGCTGCCGGACAGACCCGTGATCACCACCAGCTTGTCGCGCGGGATGCGCAGGTCGATGTTCTGCAGGTTGTGCTGACGAGCGCCGCGGACGATGATCTCGCGACCCGCAGCCGCGGCGACGGCGTCATCATAATGAGCGGCCGACGGATCGGGTGCGGCCGGCGGCGGACAGATCGGTTCCGAGGCGGCATCGTCCGGAGGCGAAGGCGGAGGGGTGTCCACCTCGCCCGGCAGGACAATGACCGGCTCATCGACCGCCGGGGCCTTGTTGCGTGCTCGGGATGTCTTAGGGCTCTTTCCCATAGCTGCAGAATCCCACAGTATACCACAGGTCAACAGCAATTCCACGCCACCTCAAGATGCTTTTGGCGATAACATCTTCAGGCCATCCGGCGGTGCGGGCGGGTTTTATAATTAGCCGCTGAGGTCGCTGGGGCCGCTGAGGATGGACGAATAAGTTGGGCCTCGGAGACCAAAAACGAGAAGATAGGCATGATAGACCGGAATGAGGCGGTAGCGAAGGCATTATGTTGTGAGCGATTGCGAGTACTTTGAGGTGTCGGCAACGACTCAATTGGGTGAAAGGAACTCCAATGTCCCGAGACATGATGCGAAGAATAGCGTTAGCTCTGGCTGGCGTATTGATCGCCGTTGGCATCGGCATGAGCTTCGGTCTGCGCGACGACGGCATCTTTTGGTTGGCAGCGGGAGCAGCCCTTCTGGGTTACGCGCTGCCGCCTTTTCCGGAAAAGAAGTCCTGAGGAGCCAGCGGCATCGCTGCAACCTTTGAGAGAGAATGTCCATGACTTGCAAGAGCCTCGCTTGTGCCTGTGTACTGGTGGCTGTCATCGCTGCAAACAGTGCCGCCTCTGCCGCAGAAGCAAAGAAGGTCACCCTCGGCAGCGACGACACGACCGTCACGGTCGAGGCCGCCGATGGCGTTATCGCCGTCACGAGCCTCAAGTCGGCTAGCGGGCACGACTGGCTGGGCGGCGTTAGCAATCCGCTCCCACTGCTGGCGGCGGCTGAGGTCGATGGCAAGAGCGTGCCGCTGGCGTGGAAGCTCAAGAAGTCTTCGGCGCAGGACGGCCCGCCCAGGCGCGTCGAGTTCGTCTTCGAATGCGCCTCGCCGGCGATGGAACTCAAGAGCGTGTGGGAGGCGTACCCCGGCCCGGGGCCGGTCGAGCACTTCTTGACGCTGACCAACCGCGGACCAGCGCCAGTAGTGCTGACACTGCAGAAGAGCCTGTCGATCGAGCTCAAAGCTCCGCAGGACAACGCGATGGAACATTTCTGGGCCGAAAAGGGCGCCTCGATTCCCTCCAGGTTCGGCACGCATCTGAGCCCGGTAACAGAGGGCTACACCGCGGAGTTGATCAGCGGGATCACGTGGCCGTATTCGAAAGACACCAGCCGCCCCAACGACCCGATGCCCTGGACGACGCTGCTGGACCGCAAGAGCCGCGAAG
Protein-coding sequences here:
- a CDS encoding CHASE3 domain-containing protein translates to MRIRTKIAGSLAVALVAIAILGIAFGVTVKRYVSATRQVTRSVNVMRYLEEALSDFNVAEACQKGYLLTGDQEYLSVFEKKAREVPEDLDRVAEHLRNDALQEERLGRLGEMLRTRVAMLSRSIELARQGQREGAISMVKSGRGRELSGVIHALVEEIEDRENQIMEERSAQAARLATQVLWSMIAGIPLLVLVMALGVVLLTRNITGPLELLTRAADEIGRGQIGLSPTRQDGNGRTDEIGVLQASFARMSMLLDSERRLRLAQQAGRVGTFEWNIQTGMNTWTEDLEAIHGLQPGQFGKTEESWEQLVYEEDRLAAIAVVNHALETGAATEGEWRVKWPDGSIHWVIGRFQAARDAEGRLLSLTGVNIDITARKQMEQELEQTNRMLQMLGECNEAVIRIDDMQQLTTEICRIAVEVGGYMMAWVGMARDDPAKSVEPVAWTGFEDGYVSKAHITWADEDRGRGPVGTAIRTGQVQIGQDFLTDPHLDPWREEALKRGYRSVIALPLRQEQTVIGALAIYGSEPAIFTEAQAQVLREIAEDLALGINAQRMRSALRAANERLTAYASQLQALAGELTLTEQRERRRFATLLHDHLQQLLVGAKFRIAILGRTHDPVIREGVKEVEALLDESIKASRSLTAELSPPILQQGGLAEGLEWLARWMSDKHGLFVELSLQHEASPTDQGVKTFLFEAVRELLFNAVKHSGTKAAAVSLRRLTDNLIQIVVSDQGHGFDPAGVTPAGPAGGGFGLFSIRERLSLIGGQFEIDSAPGKGSRFSLTAPAAAAAAAPADRAAAKASIAAPTAAHEKTRLMLVDDHTVMRQGLAALLADEAQIEIVAQAADGRQAVDLADELQPDVILMDVSLPQLSGIEATRIIHQRHPQIRIIGLSMFEGPEQSQAMRDAGAYAYLTKSGPIDELIRTILP
- the uvrA gene encoding excinuclease ABC subunit UvrA, whose protein sequence is MGKSPKTSRARNKAPAVDEPVIVLPGEVDTPPPSPPDDAASEPICPPPAAPDPSAAHYDDAVAAAAGREIIVRGARQHNLQNIDLRIPRDKLVVITGLSGSGKSSLAFDTLYAEGQRKYVESLSAYARQFLEQLGKPDVDHIEGLPPTVAIEQRSGGSNPRSTVATTTEIYDYLRLLLARAGQPHCWICNRPISSQTVSQMVDSIMTMPEGTRFMVLAPVIRGQKGQHAELLKHVQREGFVRVRIDGKLYDLKELPELAKNNKHTIDVVVDRLVMRPGVQIRMSDSIETALNLAAGLVVIWHEPIAQGAQGVRSTELNGASEGEAAPLAGASATPTSGNGNGNGFENWIDLLFSATYACPKHPEASLAELSPRMFSFNSPYGACESCDGLGTILEFDVDLIVPDPTKPLSEGAIDAWRHSGKRMNIYYNRMLRKFCTRYGVAGTTAFKDLPAPIQKKLLQGDGDNFEGVVPNLTRRWETTDSEFVKARMHSYLSEQPCRACHGARLRPASLAVTVGGKNIHEITHMSIAAAMEYFEGLELNEEGTAIAKPILREIDHRLRFLSDVGLQYITLDRTAATLSGGEAQRIRLATQVGSGLVGVCYVLDEPTIGLHQRDNQRLIRTLKHLRDMGNSVLVVEHDEETMRSADWLIDIGPAAGRHGGRVVAQGPVDEVCRCESSITGRYLSRRLKIDIPARRRDVSAQRCIELRGCRENNLKNVDVQLPLGGIVCVTGVSGSGKSTLVNLTLLRALRRKLSGSGERPGAFDKILGIGKVDKVIEIDQSPIGRTPRSNPATYTGLFDLIRQLFTKTREAKIRGYKPGRFSFNVKGGRCEACQGQGTKRIEMHFLPDVYVTCAECKGTRYNRETLEVRYKGKNIADVLAMRVEEALGFFDNFPKIKQLLKAINDVGLSYVELGQSSTTLSGGEAQRVKLAAELGKSATGHTLYVLDEPTTGLHFADIHNLLNVLNRLADMGNTVIVIEHNLDVIKCADWIVDLGPEGGDAGGRIVAAGTPEQVAQTPGSYTGDFLREHLR